Proteins encoded in a region of the Larimichthys crocea isolate SSNF chromosome XVI, L_crocea_2.0, whole genome shotgun sequence genome:
- the hoxb6b gene encoding homeobox protein Hox-B6b isoform X1 — translation MSSYFVNSTFPVSLPGGQDSLLGQIPLYSSGYTDPLRHYSNAATYGAANMQEKVYPASYYQQTGAAAAALYGRAGGGAPCDYNPVGTFYKDAEGSCAFSSREEQPLFVTQEHQQRKAECPEQAVSMSSSIDDKSSTLIYPWMQRMNACSADTRLQISSALSGPFGNSGRRGRQTYTRYQTLELEKEFHFNRYLTRRRRIEISHALCLTERQIKIWFQNRRMKWKKENKLLNPSKTPEEEEEEAEKKS, via the exons ATGAGTTCCTATTTTGTCAACTCAACTTTTCCCGTGTCTCTACCGGGAGGACAGGACTCTCTCCTGGGTCAGATACCGTTATATTCCTCGGGATACACCGATCCGTTAAGACACTACTCCAACGCGGCCACATATGGAGCAGCCAACATGCAGGAGAAGGTTTACCCAGCGTCCTACTACCAGCAGACGGGCGCAGCGGCCGCGGCGCTCTACGGCCGAGCCGGCGGCGGAGCACCGTGCGACTACAACCCGGTCGGGACTTTCTACAAGGACGCGGAGGGCTCGTGCGCTTTCTCCAGCCGCGAGGAGCAGCCGCTGTTTGTCACTCAGGAGCATCAGCAGCGCAAAGCGGAGTGCCCGGAGCAGGCTGTCAGCATGAGCAGCAGCATCGACGACAAGTCGTCCACGTTGATCTATCCGTGGATGCAGAGGATGAACGCCTGCTCGGCCG aCACACGACTTCAGATTTCGAGTGCACTCTCAG GTCCTTTTGGCAACAGTGGCCGCAGGGGCCGACAGACCTACACCCGCTACCAGACTCTAGAGCTGGAGAAGGAGTTCCACTTTAACCGCTACCTGACCAGGAGACGCCGGATAGAGATCTCCCACGCCCTGTGTTTGACGGAGAGACAGATCAAAATCTGGTTTCAGAACCGCAGGATGAAGtggaaaaaggagaacaaactgcTCAATCCATCAAAGACacccgaggaggaggaggaggaggcggagaagaagagttaa
- the hoxb5b gene encoding homeobox protein Hox-B5b: MSSYFVNSFSGRYPNGSDYQLLNYGTNGAVSGSFRDPGTMHSGSFGYNYNGMDLTVNRTNTGNHFGAVREDARGFAPDARYRQTPNCSLSSPDPVPPSCATASREPLELKSSSPPSDRSTTSSVNNLNKSNSAHFTEIEDATVGSETEEGAHSSGGGVGGGGGGSGTAPRAQQQQQDPNATSSTPTSNDCQSPQIFPWMRKLHISHDMTGPDGKRARTAYTRYQTLELEKEFHFNRYLTRRRRIEIAHALCLSERQIKIWFQNRRMKWKKDNKLKSMSLVTGGSAFHN, translated from the exons ATGAGCTCTTACTTTGTAAACTCGTTCTCAGGGCGCTATCCAAATGGCTCCGACTATCAGTTACTAAATTATGGGACTAACGGCGCTGTGAGCGGTTCCTTCAGAGACCCTGGCACCATGCACTCCGGGTCTTTCGGCTACAACTACAATGGCATGGACCTAACCGTGAACCGCACCAACACCGGCAACCACTTCGGTGCCGTGAGAGAGGATGCCCGGGGATTCGCGCCGGACGCCCgttacagacagacacccaACTGCTCGCTCTCATCTCCAGATCCGGTGCCGCCGTCGTGCGCCACGGCCAGCCGTGAGCCGCTGGAACTAAAaagctcctctcctccttctgaCCGGAGCACGACCTCCAGCGTCAACAACCTCAACAAAAGCAACAGCGCTCATTTCACGGAGATAGAGGACGCCACGGTCGGCTCTGAGACCGAGGAGGGCGCGCACAGCAGCGGcggaggagtaggaggaggcggcggcggctcCGGCACGGCACCTCgggcgcagcagcagcagcaggacccCAACGCCACCTCTTCTACTCCCACATCAAATGATTGCCAATCGCCACAAATATTCCCCTGGATGCGGAAACTGCACATAAGCCATG ATATGACTGGACCTGATGGGAAAAGGGCCCGAACTGCGTACACCCGCTACCAGACGCTAGAGCTGGAGAAAGAGTTTCACTTCAATAGGTACCTAACCAGACGGCGGAGGATAGAGATAGCCCACGCCCTGTGTCTTTCCGAAAGACAGATCAAAATCTGGTTTCAGAACCGCAGGATGAAGTGGAAGAAGGACAATAAACTGAAAAGCATGAGTCTTGTAACAGGAGGCAGCGCCTTCCACAACTGA
- the hoxb6b gene encoding homeobox protein Hox-B6b isoform X2, with protein MSSYFVNSTFPVSLPGGQDSLLGQIPLYSSGYTDPLRHYSNAATYGAANMQEKVYPASYYQQTGAAAAALYGRAGGGAPCDYNPVGTFYKDAEGSCAFSSREEQPLFVTQEHQQRKAECPEQAVSMSSSIDDKSSTLIYPWMQRMNACSAGPFGNSGRRGRQTYTRYQTLELEKEFHFNRYLTRRRRIEISHALCLTERQIKIWFQNRRMKWKKENKLLNPSKTPEEEEEEAEKKS; from the exons ATGAGTTCCTATTTTGTCAACTCAACTTTTCCCGTGTCTCTACCGGGAGGACAGGACTCTCTCCTGGGTCAGATACCGTTATATTCCTCGGGATACACCGATCCGTTAAGACACTACTCCAACGCGGCCACATATGGAGCAGCCAACATGCAGGAGAAGGTTTACCCAGCGTCCTACTACCAGCAGACGGGCGCAGCGGCCGCGGCGCTCTACGGCCGAGCCGGCGGCGGAGCACCGTGCGACTACAACCCGGTCGGGACTTTCTACAAGGACGCGGAGGGCTCGTGCGCTTTCTCCAGCCGCGAGGAGCAGCCGCTGTTTGTCACTCAGGAGCATCAGCAGCGCAAAGCGGAGTGCCCGGAGCAGGCTGTCAGCATGAGCAGCAGCATCGACGACAAGTCGTCCACGTTGATCTATCCGTGGATGCAGAGGATGAACGCCTGCTCGGCCG GTCCTTTTGGCAACAGTGGCCGCAGGGGCCGACAGACCTACACCCGCTACCAGACTCTAGAGCTGGAGAAGGAGTTCCACTTTAACCGCTACCTGACCAGGAGACGCCGGATAGAGATCTCCCACGCCCTGTGTTTGACGGAGAGACAGATCAAAATCTGGTTTCAGAACCGCAGGATGAAGtggaaaaaggagaacaaactgcTCAATCCATCAAAGACacccgaggaggaggaggaggaggcggagaagaagagttaa